One window of the Rosa rugosa chromosome 3, drRosRugo1.1, whole genome shotgun sequence genome contains the following:
- the LOC133739577 gene encoding squalene monooxygenase SE1-like: MVSYEYVLGGLLASLLGSVFFMIISATLGGNKTVKALSGGVKSNGFRNGEFQPEMEEEKSTDVVIVGAGVAGAALAYTLEGRRVHVIERDLSEPDRIVGELLQPGGYLKLIELGLEDSANESIDAQKVFGYALYKDGKDTKLSYPLEKYSSDVAGRSFHNGRFIQRMREETATLSNVKLEQGSVTTLIEEKGIVKGVIYKNKAGEEMRTYAPLTIVCDGCFSNLRKSLSAPKVESPSCFVGLILENCELPHANHGHAILGDPSPILFYPISSTEVRCLVDIPGTKVPSVSSGEMVKYLKSKVAPQIPRQLYNAFMAAIDKGNIRTMQNKSMAANPLPTPGAILLGDSFNMRHPLTGGGMTVALSDIVLLRNLLRPLHDLNDAPALCNYLESFYTLRKPVSSTINTLAGALYKVFCASPDQARQEMREACFGYLSLGGICSYGPVSLLSGLNPRPLHLFLHFFAVAIYGVGRLMLPFPSPKRMWLGARLISSASDIIFPIIKGEGVRQMFFPATVPAYYRSPPIH, encoded by the exons GGTTGTTAGCTTCATTGCTGGGCTCTGTTTTCTTCATGATCATCAGTGCTACACTTGGTGGAAACAAAACGGTCAAGGCTTTAAGTGGAGGAGTCAAGAGTAATGGGTTTAGAAACGGTGAGTTTCAGCCGGAaatggaggaagagaaaagTACAGATGTCGTCATTGTCGGCGCCGGAGTTGCTGGTGCAGCTCTTGCTTACACTCTT GAAGGACGGCGTGTACATGTAATTGAAAGAGACTTGAGTGAGCCAGATAGAATTGTTGGGGAGTTGTTGCAGCCAGGGGGCTATCTCAAATTGATTGAGTTAGGTCTTGAAG ACTCTGCAAATGAGTCCATTGATGCTCAGAAAGTGTTTGGCTATGCTCTTTACAAAGATGGGAAGGACACAAAACTGTCTTATCCCTTGGAAAAATACAGTTCAGATGTGGCTGGCAGAAGTTTTCACAATGGGCGTTTCATCCAAAGAATGCGTGAAGAAACTGCAACTCTTTCTAA TGTAAAATTGGAACAAGGATCAGTGACAACACTAATTGAGGAAAAGGGCATTGTCAAAGGAGTAATTTACAAGAACAAGGCTGGAGAGGAGATGCGAACATATGCTCCACTAACAATCGTGTGTGATGGTTGCTTTTCAAATCTGCGCAAATCTCTCAGTGCTCCAAAG GTTGAAAGTCCATCTTGTTTTGTTGGTTTGATCTTGGAGAACTGTGAGCTTCCACACGCAAATCATGGACATGCCATTTTGGGAGACCCTTCACCCATCCTGTTTTATCCTATCAGTTCCACTGAGGTTCGTTGTTTGGTGGATATACCGGGAACAAAAGTACCTTCAGTTTCTAGTGGTGAAATGGTTAAGTATTTGAAAAGCAAGGTGGCTCCTCAG ATTCCGCGTCAGCTCTACAATGCTTTTATGGCTGCCATCGACAAGGGAAATATCAGAACAATGCAAAACAAAAGCATGGCTGCTAATCCTCTTCCCACTCCTGGTGCAATTCTATTGGGGGATTCGTTCAACATGAGGCATCCATTAACAGGAGGAGGAATGACTGTGGCTCTTTCAGATATTGTTCTTCTCCGCAATCTGCTTAGACCTCTACACGATCTGAATGATGCACCTGCTTTGTGCAACTACCTTGAGTCATTCTACACATTGCGTAAG CCTGTGTCATCCACCATAAACACATTGGCAGGTGCTTTGTATAAGGTGTTTTGTGCATCACCTGATCAGGCAAGACAGGAAATGCGTGAAGCCTGTTTTGGCTATTTGAGCCTTGGAGGCATCTGTTCATATGGACCAGTATCTCTTCTTTCTGGTCTTAACCCTCGTCCGCTGCACttgtttctccatttctttgctGTTGCTATCTATGGTGTAGGGCGTTTAATGCTTCCATTCCCTTCACCCAAACGCATGTGGCTTGGGGCTAGATTGATCTCG aGTGCATCAGACATTATATTCCCCATAATAAAAGGTGAAGGAGTTAGACAGATGTTTTTTCCTGCCACAGTGCCAGCATATTACAGATCCCCTCCTATTCATTGA
- the LOC133738386 gene encoding squalene monooxygenase SE1-like encodes MVSYEYILGGFLASLLGSVFFMIISTTLGGNKKVKPLSGAKSNGFGNGAFQPEMEEEKSTDVVIVGAGVAGAALAYTLAKEGRRVHVIERDLAEPDRIVGELLQPGGYLKLIELGLEECANESIDAQKVFGYALYKDGKDTKLTYPLEKYSSDVAGRSFHNGRFIQRMREKAATLSNVQLEQGSVTTLIQEKGIVKGVIYKNKAGEEMRTYAPLTIVCDGCFSNLRKSLSAPKVESPSCFVGLILENCELPHANHGHVILGDPSPILFYPISSTEIRCLVDIPGTKVPSVASGEMASYLKTVVAPQIPPQLYNAFMVAVEKGNIRSMQNKSMAANPVPTPGAILLGDSFNMRHPLTGGGMTVALSDIVLLRDLLRPLRDLNDAPALCNYLESFYTLRKPVSSTINTLAGALYKVFCASPDPARQEMREACFGYLSLGGICSYGPVSLLSGLNPRPLHLFLHFFAVAIYGVGRLMFPFPSPKRMWLGARLILSASGIIFPIIKGEGVRQMFFPATVPAYYRSAPVY; translated from the exons ATGGTTTCTTACGAGTATATTCTGGGTGGGTTCTTAGCTTCATTGCTGGGCTCTGTTTTTTTCATGATCATCAGTACTACTCTTGGTGGAAACAAAAAGGTCAAGCCTTTAAGTGGAGCAAAGAGCAATGGGTTTGGAAACGGTGCGTTTCAGCCGGAAATGGAGGAGGAGAAAAGTACCGACGTCGTCATTGTCGGTGCCGGAGTTGCTGGTGCAGCTCTTGCTTACACTCTTGCCAAG GAAGGACGTCGTGTCCATGTCATTGAAAGAGACTTGGCCGAGCCAGACAGAATTGTTGGTGAGCTATTGCAGCCTGGGGGTTATCTCAAGTTGATTGAGTTGGGTCTTGAGG AATGTGCAAATGAGTCCATTGATGCTCAGAAAGTGTTTGGATATGCCCTTTACAAAGACGGAAAGGATACAAAACTGACTTATCCCTTGGAAAAATACAGTTCAGATGTGGCTGGGAGAAGTTTCCACAATGGACGTTTCATCCAAAGAATGCGTGAAAAAGCTGCAACTCTTTCAAA TGTGCAATTGGAACAAGGATCAGTGACAACACTGATTCAGGAAAAGGGCATTGTCAAAGGGGTGATTTACAAGAACAAGGCTGGAGAGGAGATGAGAACATATGCTCCACTAACAATCGTGTGTGATGGCTGCTTTTCAAATCTGCGCAAATCACTCAGTGCACCAAAG GTTGAAAGTCCCTCTTGTTTTGTTGGTTTGATCTTGGAAAACTGTGAGCTGCCACATGCAAATCATGGACATGTCATTTTGGGAGACCCTTCACCCATCCTGTTTTATCCTATCAGTAGCACCGAGATTCGCTGTTTGGTGGATATACCCGGAACAAAAGTACCTTCAGTAGCTAGTGGTGAAATGGCTAGCTATTTGAAAACTGTGGTGGCTCCTCAG ATTCCCCCACAGCTATACAATGCTTTTATGGTTGCAGTAGAGAAAGGAAACATTAGATCCATGCAAAACAAAAGCATGGCTGCTAATCCTGTTCCCACTCCTGGTGCAATTTTGTTAGGGGATTCATTCAACATGAGGCATCCTTTAACAGGAGGAGGAATGACCGTGGCTCTTTCAGACATAGTTCTTCTCCGCGATCTTCTTAGACCCCTGCGTGATCTCAATGATGCACCGGCCTTGTGCAATTACCTTGAATCATTCTACACACTTCGGAAG CCTGTGTCATCTACCATAAACACATTGGCAGGTGCTTTGTACAAGGTTTTTTGTGCATCACCTGATCCAGCAAGACAGGAAATGCGTGAAGCATGTTTCGGCTATTTGAGCCTCGGAGGCATCTGTTCATATGGACCAGTATCTCTTCTCTCTGGTCTTAACCCCCGTCCACTGCACttgtttctccatttctttgctGTTGCTATATATGGCGTAGGGCGCTTGATGTTTCCATTCCCTTCACCTAAACGCATGTGGCTTGGTGCTAGATTGATCTTG AGTGCATCAGGCATCATATTCCCGATTATAAAGGGTGAAGGAGTTAGACAGATGTTCTTTCCTGCAACAGTGCCAGCATATTACAGATCTGCACCTGTTTACTGA
- the LOC133741497 gene encoding squalene monooxygenase SE1-like, whose amino-acid sequence MVSYEYVLAGVLVSLLGSIFFMIISSTLGGKKQFKASGAVKSNGFGNGEFLPEMEEEKSTDVVIVGAGVAGAALAYTLAKEGRRVHVIERDLSEPDRIVGELLQPGGYLKLIELGLEDCANESIDAQKVFGYALYKDGKDTTLSYPLEKYSSDVAGRSFHNGGFIQRMREKATTLSNVKMEQGSVTTLIEEKGIVKGVIYKNKAGEEMRTYAPLTIVCDGCFSNLRKSLSAPKVESPSCFVGLILEDCELPHANHGHVILGDPSPILFYPISSTEVRCLVDVPGTKVPSVASGEMANYLKTVVAPQVPPQLYNAFMAAVNKGNIRSMQNRSMAANPVPTPGAILLGDSFNMRHPLTGGGMTVALSDIVLLRDLLRPLRNLNDAPALCNYLESFYTLRKPVSSTINTLAGALYKVFCASPDPARQEMREACFGYLSLGGICSYGPVSLLSGLNPRPLHLFLHFFAVAIYGVGRLMLPFPSPKRMWLGFRLILSASGIIFPIIKGEGIRQMFFPATIPAYYRSPPVH is encoded by the exons ATGGTTTCTTACGAGTATGTTTTGGCTGGGGTGTTGGTTTCTTTGCTGGGCTCTATTTTCTTCATGATCATCAGCTCTACTTTGGGGGGAAAGAAACAATTCAAGGCTTCAGGTGCAGTAAAGAGTAATGGATTCGGAAACGGTGAGTTTCTGCCGGAAATGGAGGAGGAGAAAAGTACCGATGTCGTCATTGTCGGCGCCGGAGTTGCTGGTGCAGCTCTTGCTTACACTCTTGCCAAG GAAGGACGGCGTGTACATGTAATTGAAAGAGACTTGAGTGAGCCAGACAGAATTGTTGGGGAGCTGTTGCAGCCTGGGGGATATCTCAAATTGATTGAATTGGGTCTTGAAG ATTGTGCAAATGAATCGATTGATGCCCAGAAAGTGTTTGGTTATGCTCTTTACAAAGATGGGAAGGATACAACACTGTCTTATCCCTTGGAGAAATACAGTTCAGATGTGGCCGGGAGAAGTTTCCACAATGGGGGTTTCATTCAAAGAATGCGTGAAAAAGCTACCACTCTTTCAAA TGTGAAAATGGAACAAGGATCAGTGACAACACTAATAGAGGAAAAGGGTATTGTCAAAGGGGTGATTTACAAGAACAAGGCTGGAGAGGAGATGAGAACATATGCTCCACTAACAATCGTGTGCGACGGCTGCTTTTCAAATTTGCGCAAATCTCTTAGTGCTCCAAAG GTTGAAAGTCCCTCTTGTTTTGTTGGTTTGATCTTGGAGGACTGTGAGCTTCCACACGCAAATCATGGGCATGTCATTCTGGGAGACCCTTCACCCATCCTGTTCTATCCCATCAGTTCCACCGAGGTTCGCTGTTTGGTAGATGTGCCAGGAACAAAAGTACCTTCAGTAGCTAGTGGTGAAATGGCCAACTATTTGAAAACTGTGGTAGCGCCTCAG GTTCCCCCACAACTGTACAATGCTTTTATGGCTGCTGTCAACAAGGGAAACATCAGATCCATGCAAAACAGAAGCATGGCTGCTAATCCTGTTCCCACTCCTGGTGCAATTTTGTTGGGGGATTCATTCAACATGAGGCATCCTTTAACAGGAGGAGGAATGACCGTGGCTCTTTCAGACATTGTTCTTCTCCGGGATCTTCTTAGACCCCTACGTAATCTGAATGATGCACCTGCTTTGTGCAATTACCTTGAATCATTTTACACACTGCGTAAG CCTGTGTCATCTACCATAAACACATTGGCAGGTGCATTGTACAAGGTGTTTTGTGCATCACCTGATCCAGCAAGACAGGAAATGCGTGAAGCCTGTTTTGGCTATTTGAGCCTTGGAGGCATCTGCTCATATGGACCAGTATCTCTTCTCTCTGGTCTTAACCCTCGTCCATTACATttgtttctccatttctttgctGTTGCCATCTATGGTGTTGGCCGCTTAATGCTTCCGTTCCCTTCACCTAAACGCATGTGGCTTGGTTTTCGATTGATCTTG agtGCATCAGGCATCATATTCCCGATTATAAAGGGTGAAGGAATTAGACAGATGTTCTTTCCTGCCACAATACCAGCATATTACAGATCTCCTCCTGTTCATTGA